The DNA region CCTCACCTGCTACCACTGTGTCTGTCCAATTCCCCTCTCATCGATTTAATTACATTAGAGCCCAGACAGTACGGATCTGTGTTTAAATGCgttgttttattttctgtaCCTGTCTAATCCCACATCCACTTGTGCTGTTGCCCACCTGACTGACCCCCTCTAATTCGTCTCACAGTTCCCTGCCGGTCAGCAACCTGATCCGCATCCTGCGCCTGAACGATCCCGTCCGAAACCAGACCGTCCTGCCCTTTGGCCAGCACAGCCAACCAGACGACTGAGGACCTGAGGAAAGACGACCTCACTGAAGAGAACCTGACGGCGAGCCTTATTCTTCCTGGAGGTGTTCCCCCTCCGATAAGTccttttagtttgtttgttcattcaaTATTTTACATGTTTTATTTAAGGACTGACCATTATTCTTGTATTGTTTCGTTCCCTCATCGTCTTAACTAAAAAAAAATTCATTTGTCCAcacaagtgtgttttatttgtacCTTTATAACTTAGTGATGAAAATCTCATCAACTCTTTTCAATGCATTTGGTAAAAaaatatcaaatcaaatcaaatacttTCAGTACTTGCACAATACATGGAACGTAGGTCAttttatacatattttttttattacaaaaTTACagcaacatcgagacgcagctTTTGTTGTTGTGGTAGAGCAGTAATATAGAACGAAATACGGTCAATGTGTGGGGTTGTACTGGATTATACAACAACAACGAGcgcaattcagccaatcataattaaGGACCAGAACAATCCAGAAATAATAACTGCATCAAATTTGGAATGAATTTGCCTGGTGGTGTTACAGTTTTAACATTTTTGTGAATTTGTGACATTTCAAAATTCTTTCTCGAAGTTTAACTAACATCAACAAACCCGTATGAAAGCCAATTATTAGGTGATGGAAGAAGCACAAACTAAATGATCAAAAAAGAAGCAATGAATATGCATGTCAACAGGGTGATGAACGGAAAAATAACGTGATAAATCATTAAGTGATTTGATCAGGTTGAAGGCAATTTGATGGAAACAGCTACAATATATGATGTTTTTGATTTTTAATAAATTGCAATAATTATTTATCATTCtcaacacaaaaacataatttcaaatGAATAACTCACTCATGGGTGGAagtaacaaaaaataataataaaaataataaaagaagagacgatttttgacaaaaaaattcCTGACACTCGATACTTGTTTTTTCTGATTATTTCCCAAGGACACTATGGCCTTTCATCTTCTGTCTGAAACATGACTGTAATTCTGTAGACTTGACAGAGGGTTTTCCTGAGACCTAATGCTCTTTCACATGTTTATCACCTGGCTGGCTCTGACATCTGAGGATGTCTGAAGATGTACGTTGGACATGACAGATGGACAGCGCCTGCTGCATGCTGCTCACACAAAACATCGTAGGGACTGGATCACTCGAGATGCATTCTAAAAACAAATATAAACCAGCCTATAAATTATAAATCCGATGAGTTATGGAAGGTATAAGGAAAGTTACATTGTAAGTGATGCTGCAGCTTACTTACATTACATGAATAAAAATAGGACAATGCAGATGTGATGATTTCAAGGCAGGAATGGTCTAGTTGTGTACTGCAATGTAAGTGTGTACTAACTTGCATGTATGGAGAGGATTTGGATGGAAATGTCTACTTACATTTTTGAGATTACGTTGAAGGGGGCACCGCTGTgccattctctttctttctcattctcctgcAGCAACTCCAGAACTGCTGTCGCACCTGGACAGACAGGATTAAAAAGGcacactaagtgtgtgtgtgtgtgtgtgtgtgtacataaggCGCTGTGTGCTTGTGGGGGATGATCAGACCTGAACATTGGCAACCCCATGATATGTCCTTCCCGCGTGCCCGCCCGCCCAAAAAGCAattgatggatttcgatgacattttcagggaaggtctgaaatgacccaaggaagaatcAATTTCatgttgggagtgatccatattaCCGcttggatccaggaggcgcttaTGTTTTTCCttggtggtgtaatggcatggtatggccacgtggtggcgatctgaatagtttaggttcaaatgtatgacaaccaaggaagaagtaggctacacaaagtGGCTAGAGAAAGTGGAGCAAGAGTCGGCGAAAGCTAACAAGCCAGCAACTAGCAAAAAGCATGCAGTTTGGTCAACGTAGCCTATTCACCATCACGCCACCAGGACCGTTCAACTCCGAACTAAGCTCCTGGCCCGCAGGGATAAAAAGATTTGAATGCTTCAGAATGGCTTCAGGTTTGATAGAAAAAGAGGGCGAATACCAGGTGAATTCTCTCATTTGATAGCCTAGTTagaggaacaatacaggcggaggtctgcgccctctgggtgcttttctagtttcagaCATGCCATCAACATGCATTTACAGTCTTCTCCATGGTGCTAAATTAGCAAATTGAGTTTGCCTGGTTATCAAAATAACTTAGGTTACACGTACAAGAGAAATCCGGCGAATTTTCTCATAGATCTACAAAAACATCCGGAAAACAAATCGGTTGCTGGAACGAACAACTAAAGCAGAGCTAGGTCAAACTGATTGCTTTTCGGGGTGGTTTTTGTACCGACAGTACTTGGTCCCTTGAAGAACAAAgattaatgtgaaaaaaatcACCCGATTTCTTCTTTAAGACTTTGTACTTTGCCTATCATTCAGATTAGGGGCCACAGTGTTACCTCCCCATTGAGAACACAGTGTAGCAGGAAGATGAAGGTTCCCTGCTGGCTGTTGATGACAATGAAGACCACATCCAGTGCCTGGTTGCTTTCAGTGAAGAATCCCAGTATCCAAGGCAACCCAATGATGACGGACTGGGCCAGCGATTTAAACACCAACATCCTACAGAGAAGAAAGGACACTttttttgatgttgatgttttctCACAGGGTGTGAGATATGTTTTTGCAAGACAATTTTTCCAATTTATTGTTAAAATTGAACAATTTGTGTTTCAAAAAGTGATATCAGATGTTGTATCCTAGTTTTGCGTTCACACATACAATAATCAAATACTCTCTGGACTCGCGCCGTGTGtgaagcagtgagctgccttacCTGATTAGTTTATCGTGCGTGGGACCATGTTGCATCTGTGACAGGGTTGTGCGGAGGAGGATGAGaatgaagatgaagaggacAGCATTTGTCTAGTTTGGGAAACAAGtgacacatttacagtataaaGGCTCATTAAGATTGCATAAATGCTCCATTGGATCTTAATCTCGCTCACATAGTGTGAGTATACTAGTACTGTATATAGGCTACCATCTTTACCTATATAAGGAGATCCATATATTGAGATTTTTGCTATGGAAAATAACATGTTAAACTCTTGCAGAGATGACGAAATCGGAAATGCTGACGTTTTCCTGTATCCATTTGAAGGCAGAGGGCAAAAACAGGTGCGatattcaaaatccccatgttattttcccattggaaaaatcacaagataccggatctcaaaggtggaagcttttttgtaggcaaacttcagaggtctattcaagGAACCCGCCAACTTTTAGGGAAATATTCGCTGTCTAGTGTCTACCGCAGATACacattcttctcttctctgtgtgtgaaaccCAGCTTAACCCTGTCCAGGATTCAAATTACCACCTTTCTTTTGGCCAGGGTACTGCTAATTCCACTCACAATAACCTCTCATTTCATTCATTGTGTTAATCAGCTTACCTGTATCTAGCCTATGGTACGTTTCCTTCGTCTTATTGGGTGCAATTTTCCAATATGTGTTAACGTTATTGCTATATGATGCATTTCTGTGCATGATAACACTGCACACTTGGACGAGCATACCATCAGTTTATCTGCTCTTCTAATTTCAGTTTATGAATGTGCTTAGGCCAtgtgccattcatttttaaGTCAGGTGGGGCGTGATGAACtggaggattttttttgttttcagttcATCTTTAATAATGCCGTTCTTTTTTTGGACAAGATCATAGATCGAAAACAAAACCGCCACATGCAAACATAGGAGTCATAGACAGACTGACATATGAATTAAAATGGCATCTGATCCAATGGACCAAGACAGGAAATGCAACATGAAACCAATTTTTTTAAACATTACTTGATGGGGTCAACTGTGGGATTTGAAAATTCCCCACTTCCAATGtggggaatgacagaaaaagtttgagaaccactgccttaGTTCTTCAGTGTTTATTGTAACTACTCACTCCAAGGATGAAGCACACAGGACCAAGAAAACTCCAGATGAATCCTCTGTCGTAATTCAACCAGCACCTGTAAAGGTAGAATAGATCTAAAGATGAGATGTTCATGTTATTCCACATGCTAACAGTAGGAGCGTCATCTCTGTAGGCTTTCTGTTCGAACCACCTGTTAAGCAGAACCATTGCTTTTGATAACAGAGTTCTGGAGATGACTAATGTTGAGATTTTTTCTTAGTCACTCACTTGTTATTATTGCTGGAAAACCAATTCTTATACTTTGAAACGTTGATGAATATATCCTTAAAAGTTGCAGTTTTTTGAATGTGACAAATTGTTATATTTGCTCTAACCTGTCACTCCCATAGCCATCAGGCATTTTTCCAGCTGAAACAGCTATGACAACCAAGGGACCTCCATAACCAGCCAGGCAGTGGAATCCCCAGTGAGGTCCAATCCCCCGTGGGGATCTGATGTCTTTGAGCCTGAGGACAGCGTGGAAAAGCCAGATGCTCTCCAGGAGCATCCACACGAAACAGCTCAGGAAGAGGTAGTGAAGAACTCCTGAGAGCACCGTACACACGACCTGCACATGGCACAGACAGGAAATAAATATGTAGAGTCTAAACTGCACATGACCCAGAATGGCACCCTGAGGTACTCCGCATGTGATACTACTGTTAGCTAAGGAGTTGTCTGCGTTCAAGACTCATTTCTCACATTGTATATTACTattttattagtagtagtagtagtagtagtagaaaaAAATAACATGCCGTTTTCAGCACCTTGTGAGGACGGATGAGATGGATGAACTCCTGAACGAGCAGGAAAAGGAGCTGAGCGAGAAAGAGACTGATGGAGAGGTTCAGACGAGTCGTGCTGTTCACTTGGGGTTTACGTCGACAGAGGGCGAAGGTCATCACAGCCAGGAACAGGAACCCCAACCCAATAGAGACGGCGATCCTATTCAGCAACACCATCATCTGCTTTGTCTAAGGTGATGTACAGTAAAATATTGTAAGATAACACTGTGTTAGCTCTACTTCGACATGTTCTGTCTGCTGTATAAGAATAAACTGGTCTTTTTTGTATAAAACTACATCAGAAAAATCAATAGAGGTGTAATAAGTTGTACCGTAAAATATAGTAATTGCAAAATGTAGTGTTACACTGGTTACACTGAAATCACAAGCCTGAGAAAATCCAACACACCAGTATGTCATATTAGACACAGCTCCTGCTCTGCCAATTAAGTAAGggatgtatagaacgccggtcattatcaggAAATAGTTCCCGACAGGGTGAACCGGACCCCGACGCCATGAAGGGACCTATTTCCTGATAATGACCGGGCATCTATgcattatcccacttattatacggctacttgccaaagcCAGAAAATAAACTtaccacaatgtgtctttagcattgactttgcTACCGTTTTGTGGCTTCCGctagcaaaataaatagttcactctttcaaccgtctctgcttTCACTTCAAACGAAATTCCATTGCGGAATGATATGAAAgacctgaattagaagcacaaacttcgttgccattgacagcggtcattattttttttcagaggtcctctttcaagaaataatgacagggaaatcccattcaagtcaatggagcgttctacttgcattgtgaagagccatataataagacaaaggaacacattgATGAGGTCATCAGTACACAACCTCTGTACTCGCCTACCTCAAGCCTTTGGAAAGTGAAAACTCCCTGCTTTGCGAAATGAGACACAAGAACACATTGATAAGGTGATCAGTACGCAACCTTTGGAGGACGCTCCGAAAACTCTGGAGGTTGCTCCACCTGCATGATCAGACTGAAGGTGGAGAAGTGCACACAGGTGCAGATGGTGTGGGTGGCGTTGGTCTGGGTGACATCACAGCCATCTACCACCCAAGCGCTGCCATTCCAGTACACACAGGAGAGTACACCCTTAGGGTCCAGACTCTACAcagccaaaaacacacacacacacacacaaaacaaacaaagcagaaAGGAGATAGACATCAAAGGAGTATTCTAATTAAGCAATAAGTCCCGAGAAGccgtgctttatactgtataatcgaacagctaagggggttttaggcactccaccatgtggcttattgcttttctaaaatggttactacgtcgatctagcaagtattcatgaaacaaaggcacagcaaagaaaataatctttcttccgccaagaaatatattccccccatatgaatggttgccatgcaacaacgagacgcagccactctaacttttgtgcagtgttggggaggaacgcattacatgtaattaagttacgtaatttaattacaaaataaatgtaacagtaatatattacagttactgtagaaacatttgtaattcaattacaggtacttttgacatttttcaaaattacaatttgaattacatctcaatattgtcagcaaaaccttgcaaagaatattgtatgtaaaaagaactgtttccctccacagccatagtgtgatacgggaccttctgataggctctatcacgtctacagcgccatcagcgtaggcctacatgcctgcctgtaaacgtgttatgattatcattatattatcctcacaaaaaatgtgatgctaattcatgtattgaatgcccttgctgccttgtgcgcttgtacagaactgcttggcagcctgtagaccaagtccgaaatcttcgcatggatttggggactatataaatcataaaaaaatcggaaaaagtaatcaaaaagtaatcaaaagtaattagttatgttactcagaaaaagtaattcaaatagttacactactattatattttaaacagggtaacttgtaactgtaacacattacatttctaaagtaaccttcccaacactgcttttgtgctagttttgtggtagtgcattactatagaatgaaatgcggtcaaggtgtgtgtttatcgtgaTATAGACAACAGCATTGaacacgattcagccaatcataatcaaggaccggaactttCCGTTTTAAGTATGTGATTTAGTGATATatccagaaaatgtgtgttatttttatAGTAAAAAGAGCCCACATCTTAGTAAAACAAGCCCACAGATTCAAACaatgacaaaaagagagaaacatctGCAGTGACACCTCCCTGGTTCAGGGCAAAGCCTAAtttgatggggaaaaaaaaaatacaatagctGTTTGCCATCATGCCTGTTCCATGTATTCCTTCACAGGAACCAAAGAAGAAAACAGAGTATTTGGTTGTGATGAAGCAGGCTTTGCCATCACTTCTGACTGACGTACTGTATGCAGGGGCGGAGCTATAGGCGGGGCAGGCGGGGCAGCTGCCCCTGGGCCCGGGCCCTTTCCGAGGGCTCAAAGGGCCCTCTACGCTTCGACGAAAACGCGAACTCAATTTATCCGATCCCGTAATATTCTTCTCACCGAACGTGTggaactgtaggcctatatcacaCATGATATCATGTGCTAGGTGCCTAGCCTATTTATATATCTAGCATTTTAGATCTACTATTTTATCATGGTGGGAGTCATGACTCAAAAAATACAAGTGAAATCCCTAAAGCTGTCTTGTAATGTAATTGTTAGTTATGTTATTTTAAGATAAGCTATGTTGTTAtggcttgtattttttttaaataatttttgtgtaattttttgACAACTGCAGTGCATGATGGGTATGATATCTGAAGAATTGTTTAACGTCATCATCAAATTTCCATCGTAGTGAACAACGTAGGCTATAGGCTTGTTGGACTAGGCTACGGGAAGTTGATAATACCTGGTTTAACTTGTTCTTATGTCAAGCATCAGCCCCGGATCATTCTCACACAATTAACGCAGAATCTATAGTTTTTATGAATGACAATTCCAATAATCGATCAAACGAGAAAGATCATTATACTTTGTGGGCTCTCTCCATGCTCGTGACTTCTACAAACTAAAGCATAATTTGGAACGAAATTATGAGCATGCAGTAGAGAccgtagagacagagaggcaggttccagcttcactcttccgctgtcagaccgcatagcctatatttagatgtcattatctgcccagctaACGACGGAAATTCGAAATAAGATTAGAACAGCAAGTGGCCGCTTCACGTGATGTCCGTTACCGTCCGAAATTCGGCAAGGAATTATCGCAAGGAATTATCGCAAGATGTgcagaacatttgaaaacagCTCTGAGGCAGGTTCCACctagcttgtcattgttgacatCTTCTGCCTGCCATGAGAATCGTTTTAAGAaaggtaggggggggggggttggggggggtatggggagggggggcccatcaaccatctctgcccCAGGGCCCTGTGTGCAGTTGTTCCGCCACTGACTGTATGTGAAGGTGATGCTCATTGAACCTGACCTGGATGTGTTTAACTGTGATGTTGGCTggacttggcaggactttgttTGGGGTTTTTGGAAGGGAGGCACTCAGAACTGCAGACATCATGGTCTTCTTTGTATCATTGGCAGTGTAGAAGAGGTCTGCTGTCAGAACTGAACCCAATTTCTTGAAGTTTGTGAAGACCACAGCGGCTGATCCTAACAGAGAAACACAACAAGATGTGTGACTCACAGTTTACACAATTGCTGAAACACTAAACTCctttctctgaatcaaattcttagTTGCATGAACACATATTTCTTGAATCAATCACCCTTTTGGTAAAACCTTAAACAGCTTTCATGTAAAACACAATTTACAGGTCTCAGAGAGtatttacaataataataaacaaaactgATATACTATTCACTATGTGGAGAGATCAAAAAGACCATATCTCTTCTGTACGTACAATACAATGGAATGGGATATGTGTTGAATTGTTTAGGCTTTAAGCTGTCTCCAATGCACCAACGGCAATGTTCCTCTGACTTGCATTGTATTCAATATTCAATACAGCACCCTGAGGTACAAAGATGTATTTCAAGAGAGACTCTCCATCTATTTCTGGTCATCGTTTTAAGCTTTGTGATTATCTGGGCAACacagagcatacagtatgcgtTTTTGACATATTTATTCactttttgttgctgtttctaCTGTAACTGTTGAATGTTCAAGACTAAAGTACACAAATCCACATTAAATACAGATTGATGTGAAAAGCCATGAACATACCGTTGTTGTTCCTTGCAACACCAGTGAGGTCTAAATCCAAACAGTTATTTTTGATTTCAACATTGGCGCTCATGTTGCTTGTATAGTCCTTTCCGATGGTGAAAGTTTGCACTTCTGAAGGAAAACAAGATGATATCTGATTACTGCTAGTTTGTTTTTAATATCAATCTGAAGTGTGACTGAAGTTTTTAATGATGAaatttagagagagggagagggagagagagagagagagagagagagagagagagagagagagagagagagaggataaccTATGGTTTTGGTTGTCAGTGTTTTGCTGGCGTTTGTGGTCGTGTGCTCCACCAGGGCCCCCACCAGCTTTTCGGTGGACTGCAGCATGGCATCACCCAAGTCTACCAGCTTCTCTTCACTGGTATTCTGTGCCATATCAGTAAGGGCATCTTCTAAACTCCCCAGTAAGGACGACACAACCTGCAGGTAAGTGACAGCAATTACTACCCAGACTGACTTAGGTAAAGAGGTTGccatagtttaaaaaaaaaaaaaaaaaaaaccctaagaacatactgtattaaagcaacactaaagagtttttcgtacctcaaaataatgtttccaaaatcatttcagcggttcatcaactcgtaacagggtgaacggcacttctgctttcacttcgcggccctctatcggctataaccgcactatgtaactttacgaggtggggtagtgtatctttAGTTCGATGacatgagacatcagaaactacacattttacttgcttcgatgtcgcaatacatcatactctcataaaatcatgcaacatattctaccttgtctgttatttgctggataaacaaatagcgtgtgtgcgacagaggaaaagtgctttagtgttgctttaagcatGTCTACTAACAAATAGTCCTAGAACACTTTTTGCAGAATGACTGAGCAGGGCTTCATCATGGCACACTTTAAAAAAACTCAAATATGTGATGCGGTAACAAATACTCACGTAAGGCTCTAAAACAACATTGTCTGTCAGATTCATGATGTTACTGTTCAGATTGTTAAACTGAGCCTCAGGTGACATTCCCtatgaagaaaacaaaacaattctAAAGTGTTTTGAAATATTTACATCTACTTACTGTAAATGCATTTTGCTTAATATTTAATAACAATAACTTGACAGTTTAAGATTGAGTCAGGGTTAGATATCATCAACCAACCACCTTAAAGGTGCTGTTTATAGCTTTGAATTGTTTGGAATGCAACACTAATTTCATAGCAGCACTTTCCATTGTCTTGCATTGTATTTAATATTGCAACACTTGTTGTGCGACATGGTATCCTGGGAACAAAGACCATAGATGTCCTCATTACGTCAAATtgttcctttatttatttagctcaTTTTGcccttctgtttttatttgtgatGACTTTTcgcttttgtttatgtagagcacattgaatgacctctgtgtatgaaatacgTCATATAAACTAGAGAAGCACTCAGggagcgctatataaataaacttgacttgacttttttCATGTACAGAATACATTAATCACATAAAGAGAAGAGATGCTTTGTAAAGATAATCGGACTGATTTTGCCCCTATTTTCCCCCTTCCGACCAAAGACAGAAAACGGCAGATTATCTTAAACTCTTATGATTATTTTATGAGATTCTCTTGTAGTGTGAAGTGTGTTAAGAGTCAAAATTATCCCGACAATTGCCTTCGGAAAACGTTGCCGTGCCTATAATCGAAAAATATTGTTCAATATGTTCAATATTTGTGACTAATCCTGCAGGGTGTGGGGTGCAGctgagcacaccacacacaacactatcaaaactgttcaatcaaagacttttttttatcatcatgtGGGTTCTCACAGATAAAAAATCGGTTGAGATTTATAAAATCTTCATGTGTGTACCCCCCTTAAAAACCTATTTGAGATGAacatgatttcttaatgtctagtgacatatcagggccattttatgattaattgaaatacattacTTACATACGGTTCCGGATACATACGGATTATGTCACAAATTGACTAGTAGCTTAAAATATCTTTCTGTCCCAATCTAAACCATAAAAAAATGGTGTCCATATACACTGAAATGATGTCAGACACAATCTTGGTTCAGAATCTTGACTTCAGCAAATTGTGTGATGTTGTGATGTCATTACTGAAGGCAGTGAGTCTGACCAATATTGTTCTGGTGTCTCAGCCATGTTATGAGAGAAAAGACATGTACCTCATTGCTGTGAAGATctgagaaggaaagaaggaaacaTTCAGATGGTCACGAGGAGAGGAGTCGAGATCCAAGAGTGAAAATTAGAGGTGAGACTCGGCCATTTCTTACGTAAAGTAAATCCAGCCTTAGTTTATCTATGAATGTTATCAACAGCAATTGCACTTCTGAAAACAATTTACGAACAACCATAAAGCTTTGATCAGAAATAATTTGTGTGCACTTCCCCAAGtgcacacaacaacaaagtgACCGATGTGTATCTACTCAAACACTGTATTGCAATGTTACCTTTGCAAACCAATGTGCCTGCAGTGATACTGGGTATGGTACCGTTTTGGCATTCACAGGAAAATCCCTCTTCAGTGTCGACACATGTGGATGAATCAGGACATACCTGAGCTGATAAGGTACAGGctgtcaaagacacacacacacacacacacacacacacacacacacacacacacacacacacacacacacacacacacacacacacacacacacacacacacacacacacacacacacacacacacagagagagagagagataacaagaCACTTTTCAGTAACACAATGGGCCTGCGTTTGGCggagatatacagtaggtgtaggaagctaatgtacagtaatttgccgcatataagccgcatcgtgtataagccacaggacagtgttttatgccagttaaaagaaacaaaaccatattaacaccatattaactgccccccctgtattaacctcatagcggaagacatTTTACAAAATCAAAGTAtaagctaatagtcgggaaattacggtatgtcaAGACGAGGACTGTGAAATGGCTGAGACCTCTCTCAGTCGCTTGGGTAAATTTCTCAGATcggaattgaaattctcaaaactatgGAAACTAAGTTTTGATGTCACACCAACCAGAACAATGACTGAATATGTTATGGTTGAAGTTAACAAGAAAGCTCCCCAAAGAAAGAGAAGTCAGTACTGTAGACATGAAGGCTGAATAAAGTAACAACGTAACCTGTTGCCACTCTGGAAGGAGTCACTGTAGTGTTGGACACTGCTgtgaaaaaaatgggaaaaaatGTTACACTGTTATTCAGTGTAGTTTGTGTTATACTGTTAAGAACACAACTACTTATGAATATTATAATCACAGCCCCAGACATTAATTCAACTCAACTGATTTCAACTCAACAGTCAAGCgataaaacattttctttttaagtTTTGATGTCACAACAACCAGAACAATGACTGAATATGTTATGGTTGATATCTCAACCATAAAATATTCAATCATTAATCTGGTTGGTGTGACATCAAaacttaaaaagaaaacaagagagcTCCCCATATAAAGAGAACTAGACATGAAGGCTGAATAAAGTAACAAAGTAACCTGTTGCCGTTCTGGAAGGAGTCACTGTAGTGTTGGACACTGCTgtgaaaaaaatgggaaaaatgTTGCCAAAGAAGTGTTACACTGTTATTCAGTGTAGTTTGTGTTATACTGTTAAGAACTActctggaaatccagagttctcgcgagagcacaatttgaattgtgtccgcaagatactctggccatgagctatgatgcacgttacgtttaccccaaccatctgTGGTAACCAGAAAAGGTgtgggcgagctaaactgatgacaacaGCGCTACAACTTTAGTTTTTGg from Sardina pilchardus chromosome 1, fSarPil1.1, whole genome shotgun sequence includes:
- the LOC134077046 gene encoding adhesion G protein-coupled receptor E1-like — protein: MIIVSASLDTWYHLAMSQLGTHLDDTRHVERPPVVLMPFVLVTDAVVSSLLGSLEDALTDMAQNTSEEKLVDLGDAMLQSTEKLVGALVEHTTTNASKTLTTKTIEVQTFTIGKDYTSNMSANVEIKNNCLDLDLTGVARNNNGSAAVVFTNFKKLGSVLTADLFYTANDTKKTMMSAVLSASLPKTPNKVLPSPANITVKHIQSLDPKGVLSCVYWNGSAWVVDGCDVTQTNATHTICTCVHFSTFSLIMQVEQPPEFSERPPKTKQMMVLLNRIAVSIGLGFLFLAVMTFALCRRKPQVNSTTRLNLSISLFLAQLLFLLVQEFIHLIRPHKVVCTVLSGVLHYLFLSCFVWMLLESIWLFHAVLRLKDIRSPRGIGPHWGFHCLAGYGGPLVVIAVSAGKMPDGYGSDRCWLNYDRGFIWSFLGPVCFILGTNAVLFIFILILLRTTLSQMQHGPTHDKLIRMLVFKSLAQSVIIGLPWILGFFTESNQALDVVFIVINSQQGTFIFLLHCVLNGEGPSTVGTKTTPKSNQFDLALL